One region of Candidatus Hydrogenedentota bacterium genomic DNA includes:
- a CDS encoding anthranilate/aminodeoxychorismate synthase component II (TrpG; with TrpE catalyzes the formation of anthranilate and glutamate from chorismate and glutamine; TrpG provides the glutamine amidotransferase activity): MLLIIDNYDSFTYNLVQYFGEMGADMLIKRNDQITLEEIAKLKPERICISPGPCT, encoded by the coding sequence GCTTATCATCGACAACTACGACTCCTTCACTTACAACCTCGTGCAGTACTTCGGGGAAATGGGCGCGGACATGCTCATTAAGCGCAATGACCAAATCACCTTGGAGGAGATCGCCAAACTCAAGCCAGAGCGCATCTGCATCTCTCCAGGCCCCTGTAC